The DNA region CCAGCAGCAGCTCGATCCACTCGCCGAAGCGTGCTTCATCCTGCGTATCCGCTACGCGTTTCACCAGCGGGTGATCCGGGTTGATTTCAAACAGATACTTCACTTCCGGCACTTCCTGTCCGGCCGCCGCAAACAGCTTCGCCATCTGGGTGGTCATCTCGTTGGCATCGGTGGTGACGATGGCAGGCGTGTCGGTCAGACGATGCGTCAGACGCACCTCTTTCACGCGCTCGCCCAGCAGGTTTTTCACCCGCTCAACAAACGGCTCCAGCGCCTTTTCTGCCTCTTTCTGCTCCTCAGTCTCTTCGTCCGCCAGCTTGCTCAGCGATTCATCCGCCTTGCTGACCGACTGGAACGCTTTGCCGTCGAACTCGGTGAGGTAGCTCATCATCCATTCGTCGATGCGATCGGAGAGCAGCAGAACTTCAATGCCTTTTTTGCGGAACAGCTCCAGGTGCGGGCTGCTCTTCGCAGCGGCATAGCTGTCCGCGGTGATGTAGTAAATCTTCTCCTGACCTTCCACCATGCGGCTGACGTAATCTTCCAGCGAAATGGTCTGCGCCGCGCCCTCGCTCTGGGTGGTCGCGAAACGCAGCAGCTTCGCGATCGCTTCCTGGTTGGCGTGATCTTCTGCCGGGCCCTCTTTCAGCACCAGACCAAACTCTTTCCAGAAGGTCTGGTATTTTTCGCTGTCATCTTTCGCCAGTTTTTCCAGCATCTGCAGGGTGCGCTTAGTCAGCGCGCCGCGCAGACTCTGGGTCACCCGGCTGTCCTGCAGGATTTCACGGGAGACGTTCAGCGGCAGATCGTTGGAGTCAATCAGGCCACGCACGAAGCGCAGGTAGTTCGGCATAAACTGCTCGGCGTCATCCATGATAAAGACGCGCTGAACATAGAGTTTCAGGCCATGTTTATGATCGCGGTTCCACATATCGAACGGGGCGCGCGCCGGAATGTAGAGCAGGCTGGTGTACTCCTGCTTGCCTTCCACGCGGTTGTGGCTCCAGGCGACCGGGTCGCTGAAGTCGTGCGCGATATGCTTGTAGAACTCGTTGTACTCTTCATCACTGATGTCAGATTTGTTGCGGGTCCACAGCGCCTGAGCTTTGTTGATTTTCTCCCAGTGCGTGCCCTCGCCCTCTTCATCTTTGGCTTCGATCTCTACCGGCAGCGCGATGTGATCGGAGTATTTGCTGATGATGTTGCGGACGCGCCAGGCATCCAGGAACTCATCTTCGCCTTCGCGCAGATGCAGGGTGATTTCGGTGCCGCGATCGGCCTTCTCGATCTCAGCCAGGGTATATTCGCCCTCGCCCGCCGACTCCCAGAACACCCCTTCATCGGCGGCTGCGCCTGCGGCACGGGTGCGCACGGTAACTTTGTCCGCCACGATAAAGGCGGAGTAGAAACCCACACCGAACTGGCCGATCAGCTGGCTGTCTTTAGCCTGATCGGAGCCCAGGGATTCCAGGAAGGATTTGGTGCCCGATTTGGCGATAGTGCCGAGGTTCTCGATGACCTCGTCGCGACGCATACCGATACCGTTGTCGCTGAGCGTCAGGGTACGGTTGTCCTTATCAACAGAGAGACGCACGCGCAGCTCGCCGTCACCTTCATAGAGGCTGGCATCGGACAGTGCGCGGAAGCGCAGCTTGTCTGCCGCATCCGAGGCGTTGGAGATCAGCTCACGCAGGAAAATCTCTTTGTTTGAATAGAGAGAATGGATCATCAGGTGCAGAAGTTGTTTTACTTCCGACTGAAAGCCACGGGTCTCTTGTCCTTTCATGGTCATTGCTACCTCAACAAAACAGGTTGAACAAACGTTGAGGTTGATGTGGGGATGACGGAGAGATTTTCAAGCCGGTGTCTGTCACAACACCGGCAAGTGCTTAAAATTTAAACTTCTGGCGGCCCGCCAGTGAGTGGGACAGCGTGGTGCCATCGACCATCTCCAGCTCACCGCCCACCGGCACGCCGTGCGCGATACGGCTGGCATCGACGCCATACTGGCCGCAAAGCTCCGCAATGTAGTTGGCGGTCGCCTCACCTTCCACCGTCGGGTTGGTGGCAAGGATCACCTCCTGCAGCGGTTCGCTCTCCAGACGCTGCTCCAGACGATCCAGGCCGATATCGGCCGGACCAATCCCGTCGAGCGGCGAGAGGTGGCCCATCAGCACAAAGTAGCGTCCGCCGAACTGGCCGGTCTGCTCAATGGCGTGAATGTCCGCCGGGCTTTCCACCACGCAGATCTGACCATTCTGCTGACGCCGGGGATTAGCGCAGATGGTGCAGATTTCCTGCTCGGTAAAGGTCCGGCAATCGGCGCAGTGACCAATCTCCGACATCGCCCGGGTCAGCGCCTGGGCCAGCCGCATGCCTCCGCTGCGGTCACGCTGCAGCAGCTGAAAAGCCATGCGCTGTGCCGACTTCGGCCCCACGCCGGGCAGGCAGCGCAGCGACTCCATCAATGCTTCAAGCAGTGGGCTGGTTTGCATCAGAACGGCATCTTAAAGCCTGGTGGCAGCTGCATGCCTGAGGAGACAGACGCCATTTTCTCTTTCTGGGTTTCATCAATGCGACGTGCCGCATCGTTGAACGCCGCTGCGATCAGATCTTCCAGCATATCTTTGTCATCTTCCAGCAGGCTCGGATCGACTTCCACGCGACGGCAGTTGTGCGCGCCGTTAATGGTCACCTTAACCAGGCCCGCACCGGATTCGCCGGTGACTTCGATTGCGGCGATCTCTTCCTGAGCCTTGGCCATTTTTTCCTGCATCTGCTGGGCCTGTTTCATCAGGTTGCCCAATCCGCCTTTACCACCAAACATAGTCTTCTCTCTCAGCTGAGGCTGCAGCGCTACCGTTGAGATAGCCGCAGCGTGTCTAAACAGGTCGGATACTCTCCTCATCCAGGTCAGCATCAAAAAAGCGCTGTAACGTCTGAATGTGGGTATCACAGGTGATCGACTGACGCGCCTGCGCCAGCTTCTCTTCGTAAATGGCCTGACGCCACTCCAGTGGCGTCAACACCGATGAATTATCGTCTTCAACTACCGAGAGTTCAACTCTCTGCCCGGCACGCTGACTCAGCGCCTCGCTTAAGACCTGCTGCGCCGAAGGGGAGTTGAGGTGACGCTGACTGCTGCGCAGGTGCAGGCAGACGCCGGTTTCGGTCACCTCTTTCCAGGCATTCAGCGCCAGCTGCTGCACCAGTTTCGGCAGCGGCAGCGTGGGGATCTCTGCGGCCCACGGGTCACGTGCCTGCGCTTCTTCTGCCAGTCGCGCCGCCAGCTCAGGGGTTTTCTCATGCTCCAGCGCAGAACGCAAGGCCTTTGGCGTCGCCACCGGCTCTGCCACGTCCACCGGCTGATTCACCGCTTTCCAGCGATAGGCCTCCTCTTTTACCGGGGCGGCTGGTTCGCGATCGCGGATACGCTGCTGGCTGCGCTCGGTAACCGAGGCCAGCCGCTCCAGCGCG from Pantoea deleyi includes:
- the htpG gene encoding molecular chaperone HtpG translates to MTMKGQETRGFQSEVKQLLHLMIHSLYSNKEIFLRELISNASDAADKLRFRALSDASLYEGDGELRVRLSVDKDNRTLTLSDNGIGMRRDEVIENLGTIAKSGTKSFLESLGSDQAKDSQLIGQFGVGFYSAFIVADKVTVRTRAAGAAADEGVFWESAGEGEYTLAEIEKADRGTEITLHLREGEDEFLDAWRVRNIISKYSDHIALPVEIEAKDEEGEGTHWEKINKAQALWTRNKSDISDEEYNEFYKHIAHDFSDPVAWSHNRVEGKQEYTSLLYIPARAPFDMWNRDHKHGLKLYVQRVFIMDDAEQFMPNYLRFVRGLIDSNDLPLNVSREILQDSRVTQSLRGALTKRTLQMLEKLAKDDSEKYQTFWKEFGLVLKEGPAEDHANQEAIAKLLRFATTQSEGAAQTISLEDYVSRMVEGQEKIYYITADSYAAAKSSPHLELFRKKGIEVLLLSDRIDEWMMSYLTEFDGKAFQSVSKADESLSKLADEETEEQKEAEKALEPFVERVKNLLGERVKEVRLTHRLTDTPAIVTTDANEMTTQMAKLFAAAGQEVPEVKYLFEINPDHPLVKRVADTQDEARFGEWIELLLDQALLAERGTLDDPNQFIRRMNQLLTA
- the recR gene encoding recombination mediator RecR: MQTSPLLEALMESLRCLPGVGPKSAQRMAFQLLQRDRSGGMRLAQALTRAMSEIGHCADCRTFTEQEICTICANPRRQQNGQICVVESPADIHAIEQTGQFGGRYFVLMGHLSPLDGIGPADIGLDRLEQRLESEPLQEVILATNPTVEGEATANYIAELCGQYGVDASRIAHGVPVGGELEMVDGTTLSHSLAGRQKFKF
- a CDS encoding YbaB/EbfC family nucleoid-associated protein, whose translation is MFGGKGGLGNLMKQAQQMQEKMAKAQEEIAAIEVTGESGAGLVKVTINGAHNCRRVEVDPSLLEDDKDMLEDLIAAAFNDAARRIDETQKEKMASVSSGMQLPPGFKMPF